The genomic interval CGAGGCCTACCTCGGGACGGACTATGCTTAAGGTATCCGGCATCGACGTGTTCTACGGGGACCTCCAGGTCCTGTGGGACGTCTCCTTCGAAGTCCGGGAGAAGGAGATCCTGGTCCTGGTCGGCGCCAACGGCGCGGGGAAGTCGACCACCCTCAAGGCGATTTCCGGCCTTCTCAAACCGCAGCGGGGCTCCATCGAGTTCCAGGGCGTCCGACTCGACCGGATGCCGCCGGACAAGGTCATCGGGCAGGGGGTGGTCCACGTCCCCGAGGCCCGGCGGCTGTTCCGCGAAATGACGGTCGAGGAGAATCTCGTCATGGGCTCCCTCGCACCGGAGGCGAAGAGGCGGCGTGCGCAGACGATGGATTGGGTCTACGAGCTCTTCCCGCGGATGAAGGAGCGCAGGAAGCAGGTCGCCGGGACCATGAGCGGCGGGGAGCAGCAGATGTGCGCCATCGGGCGGGGGCTGATGGCGCTGCCGAAGGTCCTGATGTTCGACGAGCCGTCGCTGGGGCTTTCCCCCATCCTCGTCCAGGAGGTGTTCGAGATCGCGAAGCGGATCAACCGGGAGGGGGTCACGGTCCTATTGGTGGAGCAGAACGTCCGCCAGACCCTCGCCATGTGCGACCGCGCCTATGTCCTCGAAAACGGGCGGATCGTCCTGCAGGGAACGGGGAAGGAGCTGCTGAACGACAAGCATGTGAGAGAGGCATACCTGGGGATATAGGGGGAGCGAATGCGCATAGAGTGCGTATCCGGCGATATCCGAACGGTCAAGGCCGACATGATCGTCGTGAACCTGTTCGAGGATTCCGGGGAGCCCGGCGGCGCGACGGGCGCGGTCGACAAGGCGATCGGCGGCGCCATCGCCGCGGCGGTCCGGGAGAAGGATTTCGACGGGAAGCTGGGCGAGACGTTCTTCCTCCGCCCCGGCCGCGGGGTTTCCGCGCCGCGCGTCCTCGTCGTGGGGCTCGGCAAGCGGGACAAGTTCACTCCGGACACGGCGCGGCAGGTCGCGCTGCCCGTCCTGAAAGCCGCGAAGCGGATGAAGCTGGGGACCGTCGCATCCGTCGTCCACGGCGCCGGACAGGGAGGGGTGCCGCCCGAAACCGCCGCGCGGTTCGCCGCCCTCGGCGCCGCCCTGTCCTCTTTCGACTTCGACAGGTACAAGCAGGAGAAAGGGCACCGCGTCGACCGGTTCCTGTTCGTGGAACGGGACGAAAAAGCGTTCCCGCGGGTGCGCGAGGGCGTCTCCCGCGGCGTCCGGCTGGGCGAAGCGATCAACTGGGGGCGGGCGCTGGTCGCGACGCCGCCGGGGGAGCTCCGCCCGGACGACCTCGCCCGGGCCGCGAAGAAAGTCGGCGCGGGGCTCGACTCCCGGGCGGCGGCCCGGATCCGCGTCCGCGTGATGGGCGTGCCGGAGCTGACGGCGTTGAAGGCCGGAGGGATCCTCGCGGTGGGGCTGGGCAGCCAGGCCCCGCCGCGGCTGATCGCGGCGGAGTACCGCGGCGGCGCGCCGGGCGGGAGATGGACAGCCCTGGTGGGGAAGGGCGTGACGTTCGACACGGGCGGGATCTCCCTGAAGAAGTGGGAAGGGATGGAGAAGATGAAGTACGACATGGCCGGGGCCGCCGGGATGCTGGCGACGCTGCGCGCCTGCGCGGCGCTCGGCGTCCGGAAGAACGTGGTGGCCGTCGTGCCCGCGGTCGAGAACATGCCGTCGGGGACGGCGTACCGCCCCGGGGACGTTCTCCGGATGATGTCGGGGAAGACGGTCGAGATCCTGTCGACGGACGCGGAGGGGCGGCTGATCCTCGCCGACGCGATGACGTACGCCCTCCGGAAGTACAATCCGGAGGCGATGATCGACGCCGCGACCTTGACGGGCGCCTGCGTGGTCGCCCTCGGAGGCGTGAACATGGGGCTGATGGGGAACGACGAGGCGCTGGTCGCGCGGCTGAAGAGGGCGTCCGCCGCCTCGGGGGAGAAGGCCTGGGAGCTGCCGCTGCACGAGGAGTATTTCGAGCAGATCAAGAGCGACATCGGGGAGCTGAAGAACATCGGCGGGCCCGAGGCGGGCACGATCACCGCGGGATATTTCCTGAAGGAGTTCGCGGGGAACACTCCCTGGGCCCACTTCGACATCGCCGGGACCGCCTGGGTCGAGAAGGAGAAGAGGGGATACGCTCCGGGGCCGTCGGGAGCGCCGGTCCGGCTCCTCGCCGAGTTCCTGTCCCCGGACGCGGGGGAATGACGGGGGGCGCATGACCGCGAACGAGGTCACCTGCCCGCGCTGCGACGTCCGGATCCCCGCCGACCTGGCGGCCTGCCCGTTCTGCAAACAGCCGGTGGCGCCGGTTCCGGAAAAGGAGGAAGCCCGGGACATCCGGGAGCTCCTCGTCCCGCCGGAGACGTTCCCCGCCTGGAAGCGGTTTTACCGCGAGTACGGAAAATGGCTTAAAGCCGCGATTCCCGTCCTGATCGCGGTCCCGGTCCTGTGGATCCTGTTCCTGCTGGTCACGGGGCTGAAGGTCGAGATCCCCGAGGACCCCGTGTTTCCCATGGAGGTCGCGCACGAGAAGTCCGGAGGGCGCACCGTGCTGCTGAAGGGGACCTTGACCAACCGGGGAGAGGACATCCCCGACCTCTCCCTGCGGTCGATCGGCGTGACGGCCGAGTTCCGCTGGAGCGACGGGAGGGTGGAAAGGAAGCGCGTCTTCCCGAAATCGCCGTTCCGGGGGGAGGGAGCGCTGTTCCGCGGCGAGTCCGGAACCTTCGAGCTCGAGGTGCCCGAGGGCGCCGACGCCGTCACCCTGCGGGCGGGGATCGTGGACCTGGGCGAAGGGCGCCGGTTCAACCTGCCCCGGCAAAAGGGGCTGCCTCCGCGGCGAACCGGGAAGTGACCCAGCTCCGGGTTCGCGGACAGGCGGGAACGCGGCGGGTTTTCGCCCATGCGCGAAAGGCGGCCAGGTCTTGGGGGATGTCGATGTCCCGCTCCGGTGGAAGGAACGCGAACGGCGTCCCCGCTGCCCGCAGACGCTCGGCCGTCTCCGACAGGACCGCCGGCGTCCCCCATCCGATCCCGCGGAAGAGTCGCGTGTCCGGTCCGGACAGCCCGACGAGGTAGTAGCCCCCATCCCTCGCGGGGCCGAGGACGACGCCCGCGCCGCGGCCGAGCTCTTGGAACGCCAGCCGCACCCTGGCGGCGGAGAGGGTGGGGCAGTCCGCCCCGACGATCGTCACCGCCTTCGCCCCGCGCCGGAACGCGATCTCCGCGGCATGCG from Thermodesulfobacteriota bacterium carries:
- a CDS encoding ABC transporter ATP-binding protein — protein: MLKVSGIDVFYGDLQVLWDVSFEVREKEILVLVGANGAGKSTTLKAISGLLKPQRGSIEFQGVRLDRMPPDKVIGQGVVHVPEARRLFREMTVEENLVMGSLAPEAKRRRAQTMDWVYELFPRMKERRKQVAGTMSGGEQQMCAIGRGLMALPKVLMFDEPSLGLSPILVQEVFEIAKRINREGVTVLLVEQNVRQTLAMCDRAYVLENGRIVLQGTGKELLNDKHVREAYLGI
- a CDS encoding leucyl aminopeptidase → MRIECVSGDIRTVKADMIVVNLFEDSGEPGGATGAVDKAIGGAIAAAVREKDFDGKLGETFFLRPGRGVSAPRVLVVGLGKRDKFTPDTARQVALPVLKAAKRMKLGTVASVVHGAGQGGVPPETAARFAALGAALSSFDFDRYKQEKGHRVDRFLFVERDEKAFPRVREGVSRGVRLGEAINWGRALVATPPGELRPDDLARAAKKVGAGLDSRAAARIRVRVMGVPELTALKAGGILAVGLGSQAPPRLIAAEYRGGAPGGRWTALVGKGVTFDTGGISLKKWEGMEKMKYDMAGAAGMLATLRACAALGVRKNVVAVVPAVENMPSGTAYRPGDVLRMMSGKTVEILSTDAEGRLILADAMTYALRKYNPEAMIDAATLTGACVVALGGVNMGLMGNDEALVARLKRASAASGEKAWELPLHEEYFEQIKSDIGELKNIGGPEAGTITAGYFLKEFAGNTPWAHFDIAGTAWVEKEKRGYAPGPSGAPVRLLAEFLSPDAGE
- a CDS encoding TIGR04282 family arsenosugar biosynthesis glycosyltransferase gives rise to the protein MPSAEALIVMGKAPMAGRVKTRLCPPLTPGDAAALCACMLEDTVSEMASLRGVRRYLFIDPPGAAGNLRAPPYDAFETFPQRGRNLGERMAHAAEIAFRRGAKAVTIVGADCPTLSAARVRLAFQELGRGAGVVLGPARDGGYYLVGLSGPDTRLFRGIGWGTPAVLSETAERLRAAGTPFAFLPPERDIDIPQDLAAFRAWAKTRRVPACPRTRSWVTSRFAAEAAPFAGAG